Proteins encoded by one window of Mycolicibacterium cosmeticum:
- a CDS encoding leucyl aminopeptidase: MSSASGYQAPSVTLSTSLPRRGTADAVLVVGVVAGDDGPRVLGEHLDAAAAAAIESALAALGGTGGEGQQHRLVIAELPVASVLTVGLGEDRDVWPADSLRRAAGNAARALDKVATVVTTLTALDLEAVLEGLILGAYRFTEFRSDKTAPKDKGLSKIVALAADTKAATKATVQRAVDIASAVATARDFVNTPPSHLFPAEFAKRAKALGEEAGLTVEVLDDKALAKAGYGGIIGVGQGSSRLPRLVRLTHKGAGRKGKKVALVGKGITFDTGGISIKPAANMHHMTSDMGGAAAVIATVVLAAKQNLPIDVVATVPMAENMPSATAQRPGDVLTQYGGITVEVLNTDAEGRLILADAIVRACEDDPDYLIETSTLTGAQTVALGARTPGVMGSDEFRDRVAELSQEVGENAWPMPLPEELKDDLKSTVADLANVSASRYAGMLVAGTYLREFVADGVQWAHIDIAAPAYNTGGPWGYTPKGGTGVPTRTMFAVLEDIARNG, encoded by the coding sequence GTGAGCAGCGCATCCGGATACCAGGCCCCGTCCGTCACCCTCAGCACGTCCCTGCCCCGCCGGGGCACCGCCGATGCCGTCCTCGTCGTCGGCGTGGTGGCCGGCGACGACGGACCGCGCGTGCTGGGCGAGCACCTCGATGCCGCCGCCGCGGCCGCCATCGAGTCGGCGCTGGCGGCCCTCGGCGGCACCGGCGGCGAGGGTCAGCAGCACCGGCTGGTCATCGCCGAGCTGCCGGTGGCCAGCGTGCTGACCGTCGGGCTGGGCGAGGACCGCGATGTGTGGCCCGCCGACAGCCTGCGTCGGGCGGCAGGCAACGCGGCCCGCGCACTGGACAAGGTCGCCACGGTGGTCACCACGCTGACCGCCCTGGATCTGGAGGCGGTGCTCGAGGGCCTCATCCTGGGCGCCTACCGGTTCACCGAGTTCCGCAGCGACAAGACCGCACCCAAGGACAAGGGACTGTCCAAGATCGTCGCACTGGCGGCCGACACCAAGGCCGCCACGAAGGCCACCGTGCAGCGCGCGGTGGACATCGCCTCGGCCGTGGCGACCGCCCGCGATTTCGTCAACACCCCGCCCAGCCACCTCTTCCCCGCCGAATTCGCCAAGCGCGCAAAGGCTTTGGGCGAGGAAGCCGGCCTCACGGTCGAGGTGCTGGACGATAAGGCGCTGGCCAAGGCCGGCTACGGCGGCATCATCGGCGTGGGCCAGGGCTCGTCGCGGCTGCCGCGACTGGTCCGGCTGACGCACAAGGGGGCGGGGCGTAAAGGCAAGAAGGTGGCGCTGGTGGGCAAGGGCATCACCTTCGACACCGGCGGCATCTCGATCAAGCCGGCCGCCAACATGCACCACATGACCTCCGACATGGGCGGGGCGGCCGCGGTCATCGCCACCGTGGTGCTGGCCGCCAAGCAGAACCTGCCCATCGACGTCGTCGCCACCGTGCCGATGGCCGAGAACATGCCGTCGGCCACCGCGCAGCGGCCCGGCGACGTGCTGACCCAGTACGGCGGCATCACCGTCGAGGTGCTCAACACCGACGCCGAGGGCCGGCTCATCCTGGCCGACGCCATCGTGCGGGCCTGCGAGGACGATCCCGACTACCTGATCGAGACCTCCACGCTGACCGGTGCGCAGACCGTCGCCCTCGGCGCCCGCACCCCCGGCGTGATGGGCAGCGACGAGTTCCGCGACCGGGTCGCCGAACTCTCCCAGGAGGTCGGCGAGAACGCCTGGCCCATGCCGCTGCCTGAGGAACTCAAGGACGACCTCAAGTCGACGGTGGCCGATCTGGCCAACGTCAGCGCCTCGCGCTACGCGGGCATGCTGGTGGCCGGCACCTATCTGCGCGAGTTCGTCGCCGACGGGGTGCAGTGGGCGCATATCGACATCGCCGCGCCGGCCTACAACACCGGCGGGCCGTGGGGCTACACCCCCAAGGGTGGGACCGGCGTGCCGACCAGGACCATGTTCGCCGTCCTGGAGGACATCGCGCGCAACGGCTGA
- a CDS encoding SDR family oxidoreductase, whose product MSEAPVHRRRVPSADGTGIAVYEQGNPDGPTVVLVHGWPDSHVLWDGVVPLLADRFRVIRYDNRGVGGSDAPTPVSAYTMAHYADDFAAVTAAVSPGTAVHVLAHDWGSVGVWEYLARPESATRVASFTSVSGPSADHLNRFAVTSLKRPYRLKAFARAVDGLARLAYMGAFSIPVLAPAAIRFAFARGAMRRQLLRDGIAPESIHHADGFARDAARSMKVYPANYFRALSSGRTDHYVGVPVQLIVNTDDPFVRPYVFDAVAQWVPTLWRRDLKAGHWAPMSHPHVLARAVTELVDHLDGQPAARELARARVGGSRPSFAHTLVSVTGAGDGIGRATALEFASQGAEVVVSDIDQVGAEQTARLIAAAGGVAHAYRLDVADADAVARFAETVRGAHGVPDILVNNAGVGHGGYFLDTPADEYDRVLDINFGGVVNCCRAFTPAMVARGSGGHVVNVASMAAFTPIAAVNAYATSKAAVFMFSDCLRAELSSAAIGVTTLCPGVIQTGIVDRTHFDMPAAKRRELEVRRAQAKRAFAARGDGPEKVARAIVAAVRTDKAVAPVTPEAHVAYGLARVAPAVLRRAARGRLL is encoded by the coding sequence ATGAGTGAGGCGCCCGTGCATCGCCGTCGCGTACCCAGTGCCGACGGCACCGGGATCGCCGTGTACGAGCAGGGCAACCCCGACGGACCCACGGTGGTGCTGGTGCACGGCTGGCCCGACTCGCATGTGCTGTGGGACGGGGTCGTACCGCTGCTCGCCGACCGGTTCCGGGTGATCCGGTACGACAACCGCGGGGTCGGTGGATCCGATGCCCCCACACCGGTTTCGGCGTACACCATGGCCCATTACGCCGACGACTTCGCCGCCGTCACCGCGGCGGTCAGCCCCGGCACCGCCGTGCACGTGCTGGCCCATGACTGGGGTTCGGTGGGGGTGTGGGAATACCTTGCCCGCCCCGAATCGGCCACGCGGGTTGCGTCATTCACCTCGGTGTCCGGGCCGAGCGCCGACCACCTCAACCGGTTCGCCGTGACGAGTCTGAAACGGCCGTACCGGCTCAAGGCCTTCGCCAGGGCGGTCGACGGGCTGGCCCGGCTGGCGTACATGGGCGCGTTCTCCATCCCGGTGCTCGCGCCGGCGGCCATCCGGTTCGCCTTCGCCCGCGGCGCCATGCGGCGCCAGTTGCTGCGCGACGGTATTGCGCCCGAGTCGATCCACCACGCCGACGGTTTCGCGCGCGACGCCGCCCGCAGCATGAAGGTGTACCCCGCCAACTACTTCCGCGCCCTGTCCTCGGGCCGCACCGACCATTACGTCGGGGTGCCGGTGCAGCTGATCGTCAACACCGACGATCCGTTCGTCCGGCCTTACGTGTTCGACGCGGTGGCCCAATGGGTCCCGACGTTGTGGCGCCGCGACCTCAAGGCCGGGCACTGGGCCCCGATGTCGCACCCGCACGTCTTGGCCAGGGCGGTCACCGAACTCGTCGACCACCTGGACGGGCAGCCGGCGGCCCGCGAGCTGGCCAGGGCCCGCGTCGGCGGCAGCCGGCCGTCGTTTGCCCACACGTTGGTGTCGGTGACCGGGGCCGGTGATGGGATCGGCCGGGCCACCGCCCTGGAATTCGCTTCGCAGGGAGCCGAAGTGGTGGTCAGCGATATCGACCAGGTCGGCGCCGAACAGACCGCGCGGCTGATCGCCGCCGCCGGCGGGGTGGCGCACGCCTACCGGCTGGACGTCGCCGACGCCGACGCGGTGGCCCGCTTCGCCGAGACGGTCCGCGGCGCGCACGGCGTCCCCGACATCCTGGTGAACAACGCCGGTGTCGGGCACGGCGGCTATTTCCTGGACACCCCGGCCGACGAGTACGACCGGGTGCTGGACATCAATTTCGGCGGAGTCGTGAACTGCTGCCGGGCGTTCACGCCCGCGATGGTCGCGCGGGGTTCCGGCGGCCACGTCGTGAACGTCGCCTCGATGGCGGCCTTCACTCCCATCGCCGCCGTGAACGCCTATGCCACCAGCAAGGCCGCGGTGTTCATGTTCTCCGACTGCCTACGGGCCGAATTGAGTTCCGCCGCAATCGGTGTGACGACGCTGTGCCCCGGCGTCATCCAGACCGGCATCGTGGACCGCACCCACTTCGACATGCCCGCCGCCAAGCGCCGGGAGCTGGAGGTCAGACGGGCACAGGCCAAGCGGGCCTTCGCCGCGCGCGGCGACGGTCCCGAGAAGGTGGCTCGGGCGATCGTCGCCGCGGTGCGCACCGACAAGGCGGTCGCACCGGTGACCCCCGAGGCACACGTGGCGTACGGCCTGGCTCGGGTGGCGCCGGCGGTGTTGCGCCGGGCCGCCCGCGGCCGGCTGCTCTAG
- the sucB gene encoding 2-oxoglutarate dehydrogenase, E2 component, dihydrolipoamide succinyltransferase: MAISVQMPALGESVTEGTVTRWLKQEGDTVEVDEPLLEVSTDKVDTEIPAPASGVLTKIIAAEDDVVEVGGDLALIGEAGESAPTGDATPAEEAQPEPEPEPAAEQAQPEPEPAKPAASGESTSAASGESTSVKMPELGESVTEGTVTRWLKKVGDTVAVDEPLVEVSTDKVDTEIPSPVAGVLVAITAEEDDVVAVGGELAKIGAEGSAPAAPAPEPKPEPKPEPKPEPKPEPVAATPPPVPSPPPAATPAPAAKPAPAAAQSDDASPYVTPLVRKLAADNGVDLASVTGTGVGGRIRKQDVLAAAEAKKAPAPAVPAAPAAKAPQPAAAATPAPALAHLRGTTQKANRIRQITAKKTRESLQTTAQLTQTHEVDLTKIVALRAKAKKSFAEREGVNLTFLPFFAVAVVDALKAHPNVNASYNEDTKEITYYDAEHLGFAVDTEQGLLSPVVHNAGDLSLAGLARAIADIAARARSGNLKPDELSGGTFTITNIGSQGALFDTPILVPPQAAMLGTGAIVKRPRVVVDENGNESIGVRSVAYLPLTYDHRLIDGADAGRFLTTIKRRLEEGAFEADLGL; encoded by the coding sequence ATGGCCATCTCCGTCCAGATGCCCGCACTCGGTGAGAGCGTGACCGAAGGGACCGTCACGCGGTGGCTCAAACAAGAAGGGGACACCGTCGAGGTCGACGAGCCGCTGCTGGAGGTGTCCACCGACAAGGTGGACACCGAGATCCCGGCGCCGGCCTCGGGCGTGCTGACGAAGATCATCGCGGCGGAGGACGATGTCGTCGAGGTCGGTGGCGACCTGGCGCTGATCGGTGAGGCCGGCGAGTCCGCCCCGACCGGCGATGCCACTCCCGCCGAGGAGGCCCAGCCCGAACCCGAGCCGGAGCCGGCTGCCGAACAGGCCCAGCCGGAGCCCGAGCCCGCCAAGCCCGCCGCGAGCGGCGAATCGACTTCCGCCGCGAGCGGCGAGTCCACTTCCGTGAAGATGCCCGAGCTCGGCGAGAGCGTCACCGAGGGCACCGTCACCCGGTGGCTGAAGAAGGTCGGCGACACCGTCGCGGTCGACGAGCCGCTGGTCGAGGTGTCCACCGACAAGGTCGACACCGAGATCCCGTCCCCGGTGGCCGGCGTGCTGGTGGCCATCACCGCCGAGGAGGACGACGTGGTCGCCGTCGGCGGCGAGCTGGCCAAGATCGGCGCCGAAGGGTCCGCACCCGCCGCACCGGCCCCCGAGCCCAAGCCGGAACCCAAGCCCGAGCCGAAACCGGAGCCCAAGCCCGAGCCGGTCGCCGCCACCCCGCCGCCGGTTCCGTCGCCGCCGCCGGCCGCGACCCCGGCTCCGGCCGCGAAGCCCGCACCGGCGGCTGCCCAGAGCGATGACGCCAGCCCGTACGTCACCCCGCTGGTGCGCAAGCTCGCCGCCGACAACGGCGTCGACCTGGCGTCGGTCACCGGCACCGGGGTCGGCGGCCGGATCCGCAAGCAGGATGTGCTCGCCGCCGCCGAAGCCAAGAAGGCTCCGGCGCCCGCCGTCCCCGCGGCCCCTGCCGCCAAGGCCCCCCAGCCCGCGGCCGCCGCGACCCCGGCACCGGCACTGGCCCACCTGCGCGGCACCACGCAGAAGGCCAACCGGATCCGTCAGATCACGGCGAAGAAGACCCGCGAAAGCCTGCAGACCACAGCGCAATTGACGCAGACACACGAGGTCGACCTGACCAAGATCGTGGCGCTGCGGGCGAAGGCCAAGAAGAGCTTCGCCGAGCGCGAGGGCGTCAACCTGACCTTCCTGCCGTTCTTCGCGGTCGCGGTCGTCGACGCGCTCAAGGCGCACCCGAACGTCAACGCCAGCTACAACGAGGACACCAAGGAGATCACCTACTACGACGCCGAGCACCTCGGCTTCGCGGTCGACACCGAACAGGGTCTGCTCTCACCCGTCGTGCACAACGCCGGCGACCTGTCGCTGGCCGGGCTGGCCCGGGCCATCGCCGATATCGCCGCCCGCGCCCGCTCGGGCAACCTCAAGCCCGACGAGTTGTCCGGTGGCACCTTCACCATCACCAACATCGGCAGCCAGGGCGCCCTGTTCGACACGCCGATCCTGGTGCCGCCGCAGGCCGCGATGCTGGGCACCGGCGCCATCGTCAAGCGTCCGCGCGTGGTGGTCGACGAGAACGGCAACGAGTCGATCGGCGTGCGGTCTGTCGCCTACCTGCCGCTGACCTACGACCACCGCCTCATCGACGGCGCCGATGCCGGCCGCTTCCTCACCACCATCAAGCGGCGGCTTGAAGAGGGCGCGTTCGAGGCCGACCTGGGTCTCTAA
- a CDS encoding TIGR01777 family oxidoreductase, with protein sequence MSVQGPGVIAIAGSSGLIGSALTTALRAADHRVIRIVRRAPGNADELFWNPATGDFDIDRLAGVDVVVNLCGVNVGSRRWSGSFKQSLRDSRIGPTEVLAGAVADAQVPVLLNASAVGFYGDTRNKVADETAPQGQGFLAQLCADWEAGTEPAAEGGARVVLVRTGLVLSPSGGVLGRLRPLFGLGLGARLGSGRQYFPWITLEDQVRALLFAMTHDELAGPVNFTGPAPVTNGAFTTALGRALNRPTPMIVPGIALRAVLGEFAEEGLLFGQRAIPAALERAGFRFHHNTVGEALAYATRTAPTG encoded by the coding sequence ATGTCGGTGCAGGGACCCGGCGTGATCGCGATCGCCGGGTCATCGGGGCTGATCGGATCGGCGTTGACGACGGCGTTGCGCGCCGCCGATCACCGGGTGATCCGCATCGTGCGCCGCGCACCGGGCAACGCCGACGAGCTGTTCTGGAACCCGGCGACCGGCGACTTCGACATCGACAGGCTGGCCGGCGTCGACGTGGTGGTGAATCTCTGCGGCGTCAACGTCGGCTCGCGGCGGTGGTCGGGGTCGTTCAAACAGAGCCTGCGCGACAGCCGGATCGGGCCGACCGAGGTGCTGGCCGGCGCCGTCGCCGACGCGCAGGTCCCGGTCCTGCTCAACGCGAGCGCCGTGGGGTTCTACGGCGATACCCGCAACAAGGTCGCCGACGAGACCGCGCCCCAGGGTCAGGGTTTCCTGGCCCAGTTGTGCGCGGACTGGGAGGCGGGCACCGAACCCGCCGCCGAGGGCGGGGCGCGCGTCGTGCTGGTCCGCACCGGCCTGGTGCTGTCGCCGTCCGGCGGGGTGCTCGGCCGGCTGCGGCCGCTGTTCGGCCTGGGCCTGGGGGCCCGGTTGGGCAGTGGCCGCCAGTACTTCCCGTGGATCACGCTGGAAGACCAGGTGCGGGCGCTGCTGTTCGCCATGACCCACGACGAGCTGGCCGGGCCGGTCAACTTCACCGGGCCGGCGCCGGTGACTAACGGCGCGTTCACCACGGCGCTGGGCCGGGCGCTCAACCGCCCGACGCCGATGATCGTCCCCGGTATCGCGTTGCGGGCGGTGCTCGGCGAGTTCGCCGAGGAGGGCTTGTTGTTCGGCCAGCGGGCCATCCCGGCCGCACTGGAACGGGCGGGATTCCGGTTCCACCACAACACCGTCGGTGAGGCCCTTGCGTATGCCACCCGCACCGCCCCGACCGGGTAA
- the lipB gene encoding lipoyl(octanoyl) transferase LipB codes for MSSIRSSTTPLEIRQLGTVDYADAWALQREIADARVAGGPDTLLLLEHPAVYTAGKRTLPEERPSTAGVPVVDTDRGGKITWHGPGQLVGYPIIGLTEPLDVVNFVRRLEEALITVCADLGLEAGRVEGRSGVWVPGQPQRKVGAIGIRVARGVTLHGFALNCDCDLGAFGGIIPCGISDAGVTSLTAELGRHVGVRDVTDAVAEAVAGALDGHIRVALAQ; via the coding sequence ATGTCCTCCATCCGATCGTCGACCACACCGCTTGAGATCAGGCAGCTGGGGACGGTGGACTACGCCGACGCGTGGGCGTTGCAGCGGGAGATCGCCGACGCCCGGGTGGCCGGCGGGCCCGACACCCTGCTGTTGCTGGAGCATCCGGCGGTGTACACCGCCGGCAAGCGGACCTTGCCCGAAGAAAGACCCAGTACGGCCGGCGTTCCCGTGGTGGACACCGACCGCGGCGGCAAGATCACCTGGCACGGGCCCGGCCAACTGGTCGGCTACCCGATCATCGGGCTGACCGAACCGCTCGATGTGGTGAATTTCGTTCGGCGCCTTGAGGAAGCACTCATCACGGTGTGCGCCGACCTCGGCCTCGAGGCGGGCCGGGTCGAGGGCCGATCGGGTGTGTGGGTGCCCGGCCAACCGCAACGCAAGGTCGGCGCCATCGGTATCCGGGTTGCCCGCGGGGTGACATTGCACGGCTTCGCGCTGAACTGCGATTGCGACCTCGGTGCGTTCGGCGGCATCATCCCGTGCGGCATCTCCGATGCCGGTGTCACGTCCCTGACCGCCGAGCTGGGCCGCCACGTCGGCGTGAGAGATGTCACGGACGCCGTCGCCGAAGCGGTCGCCGGCGCTTTGGATGGACACATCCGCGTAGCATTGGCCCAGTGA
- the lipA gene encoding lipoyl synthase, with protein sequence MSVVPEGRKLLRLEVRNAETPIERKPPWIKTRLRTGPEYTELKNLVRREGLHTVCEEAGCPNIYECWEDREATFLIGGEQCTRRCDFCQIDTGKPAELDRDEPRRVAESVQAMGLRYSTVTGVARDDLPDGGAWLYAETVRQIHALNPNTGVELLAPDFNAIPEQLEEVFASRPEVFAHNVETVPRIFKRIRPAFRYQRSLDVITAARTYGLVTKSNLILGMGETTDEVRTALADLHEAGCDIVTITQYLRPSPRHHPVDRWVHPDEFVELSAFAESLGFAGVLAGPLVRSSYRAGRLYEQAARVRPPVS encoded by the coding sequence GTGAGCGTCGTACCCGAAGGCCGTAAGTTGTTGCGCCTCGAAGTGCGCAATGCCGAGACTCCCATCGAGCGGAAACCGCCGTGGATCAAGACCCGGCTGCGCACCGGCCCGGAGTACACCGAACTGAAGAACCTGGTCCGCCGCGAGGGTCTGCACACGGTGTGCGAGGAGGCCGGCTGCCCCAACATCTACGAATGCTGGGAGGACCGCGAGGCCACCTTCCTCATCGGTGGTGAGCAGTGCACCCGCCGCTGTGATTTCTGCCAGATCGACACCGGCAAGCCCGCCGAGCTGGACCGCGACGAACCGCGCCGGGTCGCCGAGAGCGTGCAGGCCATGGGGCTGCGCTACTCCACGGTGACCGGGGTAGCCCGCGACGATCTGCCCGACGGCGGGGCCTGGCTGTACGCCGAGACCGTCCGCCAGATCCACGCGCTGAACCCGAACACCGGGGTCGAGCTGCTGGCCCCGGACTTCAACGCGATCCCCGAACAACTCGAAGAGGTCTTCGCCTCGCGCCCAGAGGTATTCGCGCACAACGTCGAAACGGTGCCGCGCATCTTCAAGCGGATCCGCCCGGCGTTCCGCTACCAGCGCAGCCTGGACGTCATCACCGCCGCGCGTACCTACGGGCTGGTCACCAAGTCCAACCTGATCCTGGGCATGGGTGAGACCACCGACGAGGTGCGCACCGCGCTGGCCGATCTGCACGAGGCCGGCTGCGACATCGTCACCATCACCCAATACCTGCGCCCGTCCCCGCGGCATCACCCGGTGGACCGGTGGGTGCACCCCGATGAGTTCGTCGAGCTGTCGGCCTTCGCCGAGAGCCTCGGCTTCGCCGGCGTGCTGGCCGGACCCTTGGTGCGCTCCTCCTACCGGGCCGGCCGGTTGTACGAGCAGGCGGCGCGCGTGCGTCCGCCTGTGTCCTGA
- a CDS encoding DUF4191 domain-containing protein: MAQSRTPAQTKAAKAEAKAARKAASKQRRSQLWQAFQIQRKEDSRLLPYMIGAFVLIVAASVALGLFAGGFTAYMLIPLGVVLGALVAFIIFGRRAQKSVYRKAEGQTGAAAWALDNMRGKWRVTPGVAATGNFDAVHRVIGRPGVIFVAEGSPSRVKPLLAQEKKRTARLVGDVPIYDIVVGNGEGEVPLSKLERHLMKLPANINAKQMDALESKLVALGSKVGPAAMPKGPLPNAGKLKGMQRTVRRR; encoded by the coding sequence ATGGCGCAATCACGTACCCCCGCCCAGACCAAGGCCGCCAAGGCCGAGGCCAAGGCCGCCCGCAAGGCGGCGTCCAAGCAGCGGCGCAGTCAGCTGTGGCAGGCGTTCCAAATCCAGCGCAAAGAGGACAGCCGCCTGCTGCCGTACATGATCGGCGCGTTCGTGCTGATCGTGGCCGCGTCGGTGGCGCTGGGACTGTTCGCCGGCGGCTTCACCGCCTACATGCTGATCCCGCTCGGCGTCGTGCTGGGCGCGCTCGTCGCGTTCATCATCTTCGGCCGGCGCGCGCAGAAGTCGGTATACCGCAAGGCGGAGGGCCAGACGGGTGCGGCGGCCTGGGCGCTGGACAACATGCGCGGCAAGTGGCGGGTCACCCCCGGGGTCGCGGCGACCGGGAACTTCGACGCCGTGCACCGGGTGATCGGCCGCCCCGGCGTCATCTTCGTCGCCGAGGGTTCGCCGTCGCGCGTCAAACCGCTGCTGGCCCAGGAGAAGAAGCGCACCGCCCGGCTGGTCGGCGATGTGCCGATCTACGACATCGTGGTCGGCAACGGCGAGGGCGAGGTGCCGCTGTCCAAGCTGGAACGCCACCTGATGAAGCTGCCGGCGAATATCAACGCCAAGCAGATGGATGCGCTGGAGTCCAAGCTGGTGGCCCTGGGCTCCAAGGTCGGCCCGGCGGCCATGCCGAAGGGCCCGCTGCCCAACGCCGGCAAGCTCAAGGGTATGCAGCGCACGGTCCGCCGCAGGTGA
- a CDS encoding RDD family protein: protein MAREIASWLSGPEPGYETGEYPGQRLGLPERGPGSIARFGRRTAALLIDWLIGYGLAALGMTLGWVSMTSLSTAVLGVWFVLGVLSVRLFGFSPGQLVMGLTVVPIDGRRDYVGLGRAVGRGLLIATVVPPLFTDIDLRGLQDRATATAVVRR, encoded by the coding sequence ATGGCCCGCGAAATCGCGTCCTGGCTGTCCGGACCGGAGCCAGGGTATGAAACCGGAGAGTATCCCGGGCAGCGATTGGGCCTGCCCGAGCGCGGCCCCGGCTCCATCGCCCGGTTCGGCCGGCGCACCGCCGCGCTGCTGATCGACTGGCTGATCGGATACGGGCTGGCCGCACTCGGCATGACGCTGGGCTGGGTCTCGATGACATCGCTGTCCACGGCCGTGCTCGGGGTGTGGTTCGTCCTGGGCGTGCTGTCGGTGCGGCTGTTCGGTTTCAGCCCAGGGCAATTGGTGATGGGGCTGACGGTCGTCCCGATCGACGGCCGGCGCGACTATGTCGGGCTGGGCCGGGCAGTCGGGCGCGGCCTGCTGATCGCGACGGTGGTGCCGCCGCTGTTCACCGACATCGATCTGCGCGGGCTGCAGGACCGGGCGACGGCCACCGCCGTCGTCCGCCGCTGA
- the glnA gene encoding type I glutamate--ammonia ligase: protein MAEKTADDLFKLIKDENVEYVDIRFCDLPGVVQHFSIPASAFDESVFEDGLAFDGSSVRGFQSIHESDMMLLPDPDTARIDPFRAAKTLNLNFFVHDPFTREAYSRDPRNVARKAENYLASTGIADTAYFGAEAEFYIFDSVSFDSKINGTFYEVDSESGWWNSGEPFEADGSANRGYKVRPKGGYFPVAPYDHYVDLRDEMATNLQNAGFTLERGHHEVGTAGQAEINYKFNTMLAAADDVLLFKYIIKNTAWANGKTVTFMPKPLFGDNGSGMHVHQSLWKDGKPLFHDESGYAGLSDLARHYIGGILHHAPSLLAFTNPTVNSYKRLVPGYEAPINLVYSQRNRSACVRIPITGNNPKAKRLEFRCPDSSGNPYLAFAAMLMAGIDGIKKKIEPQAPVDKDLYELPPDEAANIPQAPTSLAAVIDRLEEDHDYLTEGGVFTEDLIETWISYKRENEILPVQIRPHPYEFSLYYDV, encoded by the coding sequence GTGGCAGAAAAGACAGCGGACGACCTCTTCAAGCTGATCAAGGACGAGAACGTCGAGTACGTGGACATCCGTTTCTGCGATCTGCCCGGTGTCGTCCAGCACTTCTCGATCCCGGCTTCGGCCTTCGACGAGAGCGTGTTCGAAGACGGCCTGGCGTTCGACGGCTCGTCGGTCCGCGGCTTCCAGTCCATCCACGAATCCGACATGATGCTGCTGCCGGACCCCGACACCGCGCGCATCGACCCGTTCCGGGCTGCCAAGACGCTGAACCTCAACTTCTTCGTCCACGACCCGTTCACCCGCGAGGCCTACTCCCGCGACCCGCGCAACGTCGCCCGCAAGGCCGAGAACTACCTGGCCAGCACCGGCATCGCCGACACCGCCTACTTCGGTGCCGAGGCCGAGTTCTACATCTTCGACTCGGTGAGCTTCGACTCGAAGATCAACGGCACCTTCTACGAGGTCGACTCCGAGTCCGGCTGGTGGAACAGCGGTGAGCCCTTCGAGGCCGACGGCAGCGCCAACCGCGGATACAAGGTTCGCCCCAAGGGCGGCTACTTCCCCGTCGCTCCGTACGACCACTACGTGGATCTGCGCGACGAGATGGCCACCAACCTGCAGAACGCCGGCTTCACCCTGGAGCGCGGCCACCACGAGGTCGGCACCGCCGGGCAGGCCGAGATCAACTACAAGTTCAACACCATGCTCGCCGCGGCCGACGACGTGCTGCTGTTCAAATACATCATCAAGAACACGGCGTGGGCGAACGGCAAGACCGTCACCTTCATGCCGAAGCCGCTGTTCGGTGACAACGGCTCGGGCATGCACGTGCACCAGTCGCTGTGGAAGGACGGCAAGCCGCTGTTCCACGACGAGTCCGGCTACGCCGGCCTGTCGGATCTGGCCCGCCACTACATCGGCGGCATCCTGCACCACGCCCCGTCGCTGCTGGCGTTCACCAACCCGACGGTGAACTCCTACAAGCGTCTGGTGCCGGGCTACGAGGCCCCGATCAACCTGGTGTACAGCCAGCGCAACCGCTCGGCCTGTGTGCGTATCCCGATCACCGGCAACAACCCGAAGGCCAAGCGCCTCGAGTTCCGCTGCCCGGACAGCTCGGGCAACCCGTACCTGGCGTTCGCGGCCATGCTGATGGCCGGTATCGACGGCATCAAGAAGAAGATCGAGCCGCAGGCCCCGGTCGACAAGGACCTCTACGAGCTGCCGCCGGACGAGGCCGCCAACATCCCGCAGGCCCCGACCTCGCTGGCCGCGGTGATCGACCGCCTGGAAGAGGATCACGACTACCTCACCGAGGGTGGCGTGTTCACCGAGGACCTGATCGAGACCTGGATCAGCTACAAGCGGGAGAACGAGATTCTGCCCGTGCAGATCCGCCCTCACCCGTACGAGTTCTCGCTCTATTACGACGTCTAA
- a CDS encoding DoxX family protein, with protein sequence MNNLNTRLEALAPTVLSLVRIVFGFLFTAFGTSKLFDWPIAMGIPTGNWPAWYAGLIEFVGGLLIMTGLFTRIAAFIASGAMAVAYFWQHQPLALWPIVDPQYGGNGGLSAILFCFVFFLLVFTGGGPYALDALRHRTTQP encoded by the coding sequence ATGAACAACCTGAATACTCGCTTGGAAGCATTGGCGCCCACGGTGCTGAGTCTGGTCCGCATCGTGTTCGGTTTCCTGTTCACGGCGTTCGGCACCTCGAAGCTGTTCGACTGGCCCATCGCGATGGGCATTCCGACGGGCAACTGGCCGGCCTGGTACGCCGGTCTGATCGAGTTCGTGGGCGGCCTGCTGATCATGACGGGCCTGTTCACCCGGATCGCGGCCTTCATCGCCTCGGGCGCGATGGCGGTCGCCTACTTCTGGCAGCATCAGCCGCTGGCGTTGTGGCCCATCGTCGACCCCCAGTACGGCGGCAACGGCGGCCTGTCGGCGATCCTGTTCTGCTTCGTCTTCTTCCTGCTGGTCTTCACCGGCGGCGGCCCGTACGCGCTCGATGCGCTGCGTCACCGCACCACCCAGCCGTAG